Genomic DNA from Solanum dulcamara chromosome 4, daSolDulc1.2, whole genome shotgun sequence:
gagttcaaaatctCCATTTCTCCTTCAAAAGCTCATGTTTAAGAAAATTCCAACATCTCCAGTTTGAAATCCACAATTTGagttaaaatatgaaattattcagTGGAAATTAAGGGAAAGTGTTAGAAATACATTACCTAATACCCAATAGTTTCTCACGAAAAAACCTCTTGAAATTTGCCTCCATCGAGCTTAGAATGTCAAAAATGGAGGAAATTAGCCCTAATCCCGTCTTATAGAAAAGATACTACTCACGCCCCCTGTGACCCTTCATGATTGCGATCCACTTACGTCGCAAATGCGAAGGTCACGCCTTCACTTCATCGCGATCACAGCCAGGACCTCGCGATCGTTGAGGCCAAATAAATGGTGCATCACGATCGTGACCGGGATCCTTTGCGAACGTGAAGCACACTAGAGGCACCAATTGACAACAGCCTTTTTCACAAGGCTAAGTCTCTGAATAGTTCTTCGGGATTCGATCGAAATCCCATGAACACAAGCCAgatatgcaaccctactaatTTCGACGTTCCGGACTCAAAGAAACCATCGGAATTCGAATTCGAGGCTtccttgacccaaaatctgATAAGTCGCAGCTaaacttgaaatacccaaaataccctcaagacctctaaaaattataacgaagccatttctagcattagaatcacctcTCAAAAtcattggaaccatcaaaaatcCAATCCGAGCACCCGAACCTCAAATGTtcatcaaagtcaaacttggatcaaactttaactcaattttcaGCTTCAGACTTAAAATCCacgttttaactccaaatctgattctgACAGCTCTCCTAGATCAAATTCTGCATTtaggagctgatggaatcgacggaattgcATTCCGAGACTCGAAACTCTGAATgacttcaaaattcaaattttgacaacttaagcctttagaACCCACTTCTCAAACAAAAcatcaacttttcacaagattttcgAAGACTAATTTTCAAACCCACACAAAAGTGACTCAGAAAAACTAACGAGAGGGATAAAAcagtaattttatcaaaaatgccaaaaatgacctttcaGGGTCATTATAGAAAATGACTATAATTAATAATACAGGTAAATTAACTAAGTGATAAGttatcttttgattttttaaaactaaataaataaaaatgaatatctatttttaatataatggataaataaatatgaacGGTGGAAATATAtagtatttgtatatttatgGACTAGTCATAAGAGACCCGTGCTAGTTATTCTTTTCTCTCGATTTATGtgatattgaaaattattttattatgttttttaaatttttaaattgataattattatgatttatacattttatgtcattttaattaatacatattatttaCTTTGTTCCATTTTATGTcgcatcaaaattttatttgtcttttaaatattttagattattaattattatggtTTATAGTACCTTTtacataatttgaaataatgtaTGTTACTCTCTTTGTCCCAATTTACGTGGCACTgataaaatttcaagaaccaTTTAGATTTTGTCaatgtcttttaaatttttaagttgataattattgtgatttattatACCTTTtactttatttcaaataatatatgttgcttcctctgtcccaatttaaattgctaattattgtgatttatagtactttttatataaaattttaaaattgctAATCAcgaaaatttataatatttcacacttaattttttaatatataacgtatttcaaaaaaataaaattaaaattaaaattaaaaaaatataaaaataaatataaataatacatCAATAATCAGCTACGTGCTTCAAACAACTGGACAATCGAAAGCTGCTGGACAAATAGCTAACACGTTGATACCACCCCCTACCCACTATTCTATAAAAGTATATAAGAAATTTGCAGTCAACATATGTATTACTTAGAATATTGTTTTTGGATCTTTTCTATTGACGGTGGAGTTACGTCAGTGTTTGctctttttctaattaaaaaagTCAAGTATTGTAcgtataatatttttctctaaaagtCAAACAAAGAAAGCTGCTAAGTTGTTCCTTTATATATAAGTAACTAAACTAAAACAACTGGAGATAATATTAATAATTCTTTACCCTAAATAACTGAGATTTGATTAGCTAGCACTGAAAGGTATCCAgctttatttctattttaatatTAGACATGGAAATTCGTTGCCCCAATACATGTTATTCTTCCGGTCTCAACTGGagataatattaataattttttacccTAAATAACTGAGATTTGATTAGCTTGAAAGGTATCCAgctttatttctattttaatatTAGACATGGAAATTCGTGGCCCCAATACATGCTATTCAAAGTAGGCGATAAGGTAGCTGGAAGACACGAAAATAAAGGTATCATTTCCAACAAGATTCAAGAAGAAACCCATTACCAGCAAGATACGATATGGCTCAGCCAAAAAAGGTGAGCGCCTAGCGATTACCGGACAGAATGCCTTCCTCTGATTCCTGGAATGAGAGTGAGCTTGCTTCTTCAATGTTCCGATCTCAATTTATACGACacaattaaaatttagaaaattatttaaatttttatataatttttaaaaatattttaagttgttaattactATAATATGATActttttatataactttcaaataataGATATTGCTCCTTATAATGTTCCAATTTAAGCGGTATAGATAGAATTTCAAGAGTCAACCAAATTAttaaatatcttttaaatattttaaattattaattattgtgacttatagtgcttttatatcatttttcaaataatatatgttacttcttTTATCCCAATTTATTTGGCATCGATAAAATTTCAAGAGTCAatcgattttttttatatatcttttaaaatttaaatattttaaattgttaatgaTCATGATTTATAGGATTtttacataaatttcaaatatccaaaatattaaTTGTAACGATTTGTTCCCGTCGTTATGGATAGTCCAATAGAGAAGGAATTTGGGtcagaaaacttcgggtagtaactttgaaaaaatttaacctaggccagacttggacgaattctgagtcaagtGAGGTCTAGGTGACCTTGTGATAGGTGGGGGATCAAATCTTAAATTTGGTTGGGTtagctgatagccaagatgatacggaGCTGTTATGGCTTTACGAAATTTCATTTAGGTGAgtaaaactttcaaaattgaaTTCGCCGTGAAGGGTACGATTTAAGATGCCATGGGATGGGGGGgttgtgaaatgggggtttTGACCATTTCTAGCGGAACCCATCCTTCTTTGGCGGCCCCGCCTTGGTGGGATATGCAGAAACAATGAGCTCTTAGTTTGAGCTCCAATCcctcatttcacaacacacccaaTTTCAaaaacgtattaaaatatatctttcACGCCAAGTTCAATTTtaggagttttactcgcccgaatgtgATTCCGTGAAATCGTAAATGCTCCGTATCATCTTGTCTATCAGCTTACCCAAATAAATCAGAGATTCTATCTCTCACAATTCACAaggtcaccctagacttcacctgactcagaattcgtccaagtctggcctaggctaaaatttttcaaaattactaCCTGAAGTTTTCTGACCCAAAATCCTTCCTCATTGGCCTATCCATAATGACAGGGACAGGTAGTTACAAAAATGGTTTCCACCGGAGGGTTAATGTAGGTGTCGGTCATGGCGGGTTGGAATTGTGACATTaatataagataaataaattaaaacaaaaaaaatatataaattatataaatgtcCTCGATTAAAAGCAAGCATGTCGATAAAGAGGTGCCTACTTCTAGAGTTCTCTATATAGTATAAGTAGTACTCCCTCCATTCTTTTTAGTTGCCatgtatactaaaaatatttgtttcaaaatagttgtcaatttaaataatcaagaaagaattacttgtcttttttctcaattttgcccttagcattaattattttaaaattaagagGGCACATatatagataaaaattaaattattaataaaagtaatattagtcaaataatacttttaattaattttttttaagaattgtGTTAAACTTTATCATGACAAATAAAAAGGGACGGGAGAGTAAAAAATGCTTCTTGAAGCTACAAAGTCTATTCAGATTTCTAACGTGGAAGCATAAACAAAATGATACGGCCAGATTTCCCGGGAATTTAATATATGttcttaaatataatatatgtcCTAGTCATTTCGTCCCAAtttatttaacttaattagaatTGACGCAGAATTTAATAATAatcatttatataaataaaatcatatttataattgaaaaaaatacatTATTACACACACTTCATTatcatatttactattattatctatACTTTCAAAATATTCTGTATTTTACCACTAATTAAGTGTATCCTATCATATATTGAGGAAGATACATTTAAAAACATGTATTTTTGCTATCAGATACACtaaaatagggagagaggcgagcgaaaTGGGGAGGGAGGCGAGCGAGCTTTGTATGTTTCTCGAATACGTATGAATCACACTAGAGACATGctagatatatgtatttgtatgtATCTGGCATGATTCACATTTATTTGATTATTAGATACATGCGAGAGTGGCAAGCGAAATGaaagagaggcgagcgagatttgtTATGCATCTCAGATACATGTAAATCTACTTGAATATAATGTATTTAGAATAAATTATACGTAATTTTGTCCGGAGATACATATATTCGGATGTATCTGAATGTATCTGGACTCACAAAAATATGATAAGATACGTAAtattacaaattaaaatatatctaaGTAATTAGCTTCTAAACTAATGAAATAATTCCTCTTCTGCTTACGAGTTCCACAGAAGATATATtcccattatatatataacttcTATTTCCTCTTTCAAAGTACATTTTTCAACCCCatcccatatttatatattatgtcattttaaaaacTAATTCATGTAATTTTCCATCCCCATCTTGGACCAAAgaacaattaaaaaaacaaagaaagaaaaattaaagtacATTTTTCAACCCCATTCCCATCCCCAtccaatatttatatattatgtcattttaaaatgagaaaaaacaTAAACGCACCATTGAAGTTGTCCctccttttttaaaaagatatctTAATTTTACGTGTGTCCTATTATCCCACAAAACTATTTAATACATTTGTAAATAGACCATTTTAATCCAATTTGGCCCAACGTTTGTAAACATGTAGCTGACGCGCGTgaacaactttttttttcttcccagAGCCAATCATTTCattatctttcatttttatttttcttggcttttttaatttttattttctattgaattctttatttttttcggTCTTCTTCAATGCGTTGATAGGGATTTTTGTCGTCGTATTTGCCTTTTTTAATAGGATTGATGAAAAGGTAATAAAAACGACAGGAAAAAATAAAGAGGGAGATGATTACTATTGATCACCATTTTATCCAGTGAAAAGGCATTTTCCAACTACAAAGAGATGCTTTTTGCACTACATTGATAATTAATTTCGTCATTTGgtgtttaattttttcaataaaGATGATGAAAAGATAATAAAAAGTCAAAGGAAAAAATGAAGAGGGAGATGATCATTACTAGTCACCATTTTATCCGGTGAAACAATATTTTCTggcgaaaaaatattttccgaCAACAAATGTTTTAAATTTTCCTCCACTTTGATGATCTACTTCAATGGTGACTTTAtgtcttttctcttttaaaaaataatttatataattttccaTCGAAATTTTTACATACATAAACTTTTTTAGATTAATAATTTATCCTTTTTTAagatacttttattttattacaatCTATAACATATTTActttaattaataactaaaatcacATCATTACTTTCTTCATCTATCTCCTTCTCCGGCCAATCTCGTGAGGTTGACAAAAATAATGGGACTAATGGGGAAAAAATAGATCAAGTTGGTGGATAAAAAAAGAGGACTAAAGGGGTAATAGTGGGACTAGTGGGGAAAAAAATAGATTTGGTGCATAAAAGAGAGGATAAAGGAGGTACAAGATAAGCTATTGCATCCATTGAAAAGttgtattataatttttaatatatttgtattaaaaatattttaattatatatttacaatatttaaataataatatattagattcaaaatttattataattattttttattttttctcttattaacgaaatatattattatattaaaactattttagttatatattcaagatgtgcattgaaacatgcctataatatgtataatatattgaattcaaaatgtattacaattcgaattcaatattataattGTTATGAATTCGATTGTtgttatttcaacaaatataatacatttctaacaccgtaaattaatttgaatagtactaaaatatttgaaattcacacataatacttataatacatttgtattaaaaatgttttagttatatattcatctcgtgcattgaaacatgcctaaaatatgtataatatattgaattaaaaatattataattatttttaatttttctcttattaacagtgctaaaatatattattgtattaaaaatattttagttatatattcactatgtgcattgaaacatgcctataatataatgaattcaaaatttattataattttttttctcttattaactgaatatattattgaaaatgttttaattatattttcaccACGTTTATTAAAACATgtttataatatgtataatatattgaattcaaaatgtaatacaattattgtttatattttttttattgtgttagaaatgtattatatttgtatttacatacaaaattatctaattttaaaaatagtaaaattatcattttaataatattcaattcaaaattaagtttaaattaaaataattaattattattttttaaagaaggaaaaagagaaagagaaaaataaagagtgagtgagtgtgagagagagagaaagagagaaaagggaTAAAAAAAGACAACAAGGAAAAAGAGAGAGACAGGAGAAAACGGTCAAAATAAAAAGAGGGGGGTGGGAGaaagagaatttttttaattattatttagggtaaaaaaaaattattgtcatttttgataaaactcaaatatgtattaaaattcataattaatattatatactatattatttaaataaatagtcTTTTTCCAACCACATCCTAAAGAACaattaaaaaacaaagaagaaaaaatcaaagTACATTTTTCAACCCCATCCCCATCCCCATCCCCATTCCCATCCCCATCccacatttatatatatatttgtacactTTCTATTTCCTCTTCAAAGTACATTTAAAGTTTGAGgttttacttctttatatttccTCTCTTTTTACAATAAATTTCATCAATGGCATCTACTAAAGTTAAAGTTCCCACCATAGAATTTTGCAATCATGAAGAGCTAAAGCCAAACACACCACTATGGGAATCCACAAAAATTCAAGTTTTTGAAGCCTTTCAAAAATTTGGTTGTTTTGAAGCAATATATAATAAAGTTCCAAATGAAATTATAGAGGCCATGTTTGATACGTCAAAAGAAATTTTTGAATTTCCATTGGTGTCAAAATTGAAAGAATATAGAGAGAAACCTTATCATATTTATGAAGGACAAATTCCACGTGTACCATTTTATGATAGTGTTGGCACTGTTGATTTTCTCCTCCCTAATAGTGTTGAAACTTTAGCTAATACCATATGGCCTCATGGAAACCCTAACTATTGGTATGTCCACaacttattttttatgatatCTATGATTGctattcatattttttctttgtttgataCGATAAAAGTCATTTCTAATAAACATATTTTGATGGATTTTAAAaagtgaatgaaaaataaagaattgtgaTTTTGTgaaaaagttatgattttttttaaagggttatgatttttttgaaaagttgtgatttttttaTAGGATGGTAACCTTTTCGATGAGGCACAATAAACACATGTTCATACTACCCTTTGTTATCAATAAATAGAGAGtttctctcatttttcaatAACTAATTGCACAAACAAATTTTTGTATACTAACCACCTTTGAGTGGTTCGCTCTTTGGAAGATATATTCCATTAAACTCGGGTATTTGAGGGGATTAATTTTCTTAAAGACACACTGTGCGTTCAATGGGCTCAATCTTCTACTTTTCAATATTATTTCTGTTTTGTTGCagattatattttctttactgGTTTTGAAAAAATACTTTAAACTCTGTTATTTCTTACGAAGTTTTGTAAAATTATTGTTCTAAGTGTTTTAGTAATACATATTCAACAACATATTTTTCGTTAAAAAGACTTATACTttgtaaaatttaattatatttttatattttataatattaaattactaTATGAACTTATTGTTATACATACTATCAAACAATTCCAAACTATATTTTTTAGTATAAATAAATACAACACTTTGATTAAAGCtatcaaattatattaaatttatagCTAAACTTTTGCTCTGCGCTacccaccaaaaaaaaaaggacttgtataatttgtattataaaaaattaatagatttatttattttatataatgttAGACTATTGTATGAGCTTAAATGAAGTGGCATCGTCAATAAGAATTTATATAAGCCGATTTCAAAAAGCACAATTATTATCCTAAGCATTTTAGTAGTATCACTGTATCAAAAATGATCTTTAACGATAATTACATGTATTTTAGCGTCAATCAACActctttttaaatatttctaaAGTTTAAAACGATATTTGATCCAATGATAATTAAAAAATGCTGGTAGAGGCTTTAACACTTTTTgttaatatgtatatttattgatgTTAAAAGTTCCTTTTTTGTTGTAGTGTATCACAATAATGCATTACTGTTTCTCTACAAATTTATGTTTAATTTTGCAGCAATGTGGCGAAATCCTACTACAAGCCACTTATGGAATTGGATGAAATGGTGAAAAGGATGATTTGGGAGAGTCTTGGACTAAAAAATTACATTGATGAATttttggagcctaatttttaCTTGCTGAGATTTACAAATTataaggcaattaaaggtgAAGATGGAATTAAACCAGGATTAGGTCCCCACACAGATGGTGGTAGCATCACTATAATTAAACAAAATCAAATTGGATTGCAAGTTCTCAACAACAAAAATGGAGAGTGGATTGAGCTCAATAATACTTCACCAAATTCCTATGTTGTTTTATCAGCAGATTCTTTCATGGTAAgttcatctttttttctttttggaaatAGAAGAGAATAAAAGTAGAATGAGAATTAAaagtcaaattatttttaaatataaaaaataagataataaaaaaTGGAGTGATTAATTAAAaagtaaagaatgacacatgaAATTGAGGGCAGAGGTAACATTGGTTAATCAGAAGTAAATTAGGGGATAATTATCTTTCTGAGGgctttttataaaatatttttactgattttaaacatattttttatttattattttgatatatcatatttaaaaaacatttactatttatagccACTATACTATGTAATTAAAGTgaattatatatacaatttatatgaattataaaggtattatatttgttttgataaaaaaaattgcatttttaaaaaatgaactaTGAAGGTAATATAGATGTAATACACTATGTATAAAAGTACGTTTTGCATGCAATATAGATGTATAATAAGTGTCTTAAAATGTAGAAGACTTATAAATGATaactattttcaaaatatgatatatttagataagtttttcctaatttttttgataatcgtTAATTAATTGgtaattcaatcaaaatatatgATAACTTATTATCACTTATTAAAATTTATCGAAAGCTCAAAAACATTTTCTTTCACCGTATCAAtagtatatataacttaaatttcgtcttataatttaaattttatactttgataatataaatttatacagGCATGGACAAATGATAGATTACAATCTGCTATGCATAGGGTAGAGATGCACGAAGACAAAGATAGATTCTCTATTCAATTATTTTCAGCACCAAGGCCAGATTATCTTATAGAGGTCCCAAAAGAATTGGTGGATGAAGAACACCCTTTACTCTACAAGTCTTTTAAAATGGTTGaatattatgaatatattatgtCAGGTGCTAAAAATGGATATGGTCTCAAGAATTATTATGGTCTTTAAAAATTTGGTAGCTATCAGAAATTATTTGTGGTTGTTTGGACGGTAGTTATGATTTCATAACGTATCATATTATGTtgtattttattgtattttctctcttttttcttta
This window encodes:
- the LOC129885166 gene encoding deoxypodophyllotoxin synthase-like, with the translated sequence MASTKVKVPTIEFCNHEELKPNTPLWESTKIQVFEAFQKFGCFEAIYNKVPNEIIEAMFDTSKEIFEFPLVSKLKEYREKPYHIYEGQIPRVPFYDSVGTVDFLLPNSVETLANTIWPHGNPNYCNVAKSYYKPLMELDEMVKRMIWESLGLKNYIDEFLEPNFYLLRFTNYKAIKGEDGIKPGLGPHTDGGSITIIKQNQIGLQVLNNKNGEWIELNNTSPNSYVVLSADSFMAWTNDRLQSAMHRVEMHEDKDRFSIQLFSAPRPDYLIEVPKELVDEEHPLLYKSFKMVEYYEYIMSGAKNGYGLKNYYGL